A section of the Bacillus sp. HSf4 genome encodes:
- the smc gene encoding chromosome segregation protein SMC — protein MFLKRLDVIGFKSFAERISVDFVKGVTAVVGPNGSGKSNITDAIRWVLGEQSAKSLRGGKMEDIIFAGSDSRKKLNLAEVTLTLDNDDRFLPIDFHEISVTRRVYRSGESEFLINNQSCRLKDIIDLFMDSGLGKEAFSIISQGKVEEILSSKAEERRSIFEEAAGVLKYKTRKKKAENKLFETQDNLNRVEDILHELEGQVEPLKLQASIAKDYLEKKDELEKIEIALTVFDIEELHQKWEALQGKVEKAKDEEMSASAAIQTKEAKIEEARDKIQALDESVDELQQVLLLTSEELEKLEGRKEVLKERKKNATQNRAQLEEAIVQHGEKDRSLKEKMAGQKLAFEKLQAEVKELAKQVKEKKQALSVYSENVEEEIEQLKSDYFELLNEQASVRNEIQFLEEQMSQSASQQKRLAENNEKYLSERRELAEQKAKTEHEFTLLDERLHSQIKAYRDAQKQHEQKKSEYEKKESALYQAYQYLQQARSKKEMLEAMQEDFSGFYQGVKEVLKARGELPDIHGAIAELIKTDERYETAVEIALGASAQHIVTEDEGAARRAIQYLKKHSFGRATFLPLSVIKERSIQPRDIEAAKAIPSFIGIAGDLVSYDPAYRSAVQNLLGTVLVTEHLKGANELAKRLGHRYRIVTLEGDVVNPGGSMTGGAVKKKNSSLLGRTRELEAITKRLGEMEEKTETLEHDVKGLKQTIQKLDAKLQALREDGERLRAEQQEIKGRLYELEIAEKNVNSHLELYDQEKSALIAEDGEKQARKKELEKKLDAISENLKRLDAEIESLSERKQTQTSTKETLQSELTDLKVVLAKTEQACANEREKLERLEEEYAENEEALKVAKEDLSLLTTEMTSNSSGEEKLEEAAKKKLNDKNKTAELIASRREQRMKLQKGLETEELELKEMKRQYKQMAELLKDEEVKLGRMEVELDNLLSFLREEYSLSFEGAKEKYPLELSADEARKRVKLIKLAIEELGTVNLGSIEEYERVNERYVFLSEQKDDLIEAKNTLFQVIEEMDEEMTKRFKETFSQIRAHFEDVFRALFGGGRAELKLTDPDDLLQSGVDIIAQPPGKKLQNLSLLSGGERALTAIALLFSILKVRPVPFCVLDEVEAALDEANVFRFAQYLKKYSHETQFIVITHRKGTMEEADVLYGVTMQESGVSKLVSVKLEETKELVQ, from the coding sequence ATGTTCCTCAAACGTTTAGACGTGATAGGTTTTAAATCGTTTGCAGAACGAATTTCTGTAGATTTTGTTAAAGGCGTGACAGCTGTCGTCGGCCCAAACGGAAGCGGCAAAAGCAACATCACCGATGCGATCCGCTGGGTGCTCGGGGAACAGTCCGCGAAATCGCTCAGGGGCGGCAAAATGGAAGATATCATTTTTGCCGGAAGCGACTCGCGCAAAAAGCTGAACCTTGCCGAAGTGACGCTGACGCTTGATAATGACGACCGCTTTTTGCCGATCGATTTTCATGAAATCAGCGTAACGAGACGGGTGTACAGATCAGGAGAAAGCGAGTTTCTCATCAACAATCAATCGTGCCGCCTGAAAGATATCATCGATCTTTTTATGGACTCGGGTCTCGGCAAAGAAGCGTTTTCGATCATCAGCCAAGGAAAGGTCGAAGAGATTTTAAGCAGCAAGGCTGAAGAGCGGAGAAGCATATTTGAAGAAGCGGCCGGTGTTTTAAAATATAAAACAAGAAAGAAAAAAGCGGAAAACAAGCTGTTTGAAACCCAGGACAATCTGAACCGGGTCGAAGACATCCTTCACGAGCTTGAAGGGCAGGTCGAGCCGTTAAAGCTGCAGGCATCGATCGCCAAGGATTACCTGGAAAAAAAGGACGAGCTCGAAAAAATTGAAATCGCTTTGACGGTGTTTGACATCGAGGAGCTTCATCAAAAATGGGAGGCGCTTCAGGGAAAAGTCGAAAAGGCGAAGGATGAAGAAATGTCCGCTTCGGCAGCTATTCAGACAAAAGAAGCTAAGATTGAAGAGGCGCGAGACAAAATACAGGCGCTCGACGAATCGGTTGACGAACTTCAGCAGGTGCTGCTGTTGACAAGTGAGGAGCTTGAAAAGCTCGAAGGCAGAAAAGAAGTCCTGAAAGAGCGAAAAAAGAACGCCACCCAAAACAGAGCCCAGCTTGAAGAGGCCATCGTTCAGCACGGGGAGAAAGACCGAAGCCTGAAAGAAAAAATGGCCGGGCAGAAGCTGGCATTTGAGAAGCTCCAAGCCGAAGTGAAAGAGCTGGCAAAGCAGGTGAAGGAAAAGAAACAGGCCCTTTCCGTTTACAGCGAAAATGTCGAAGAAGAAATCGAACAGCTCAAAAGCGACTATTTCGAATTGTTGAATGAACAGGCATCGGTTCGAAACGAGATTCAGTTTTTAGAAGAGCAAATGTCCCAATCGGCCAGCCAGCAAAAACGGCTTGCGGAAAACAATGAGAAATATTTAAGCGAGCGCCGCGAGCTCGCCGAACAAAAAGCGAAAACAGAACACGAATTCACTCTCCTTGATGAGCGCCTCCACAGCCAGATCAAGGCTTATCGGGATGCGCAAAAACAGCATGAACAGAAAAAAAGCGAGTATGAAAAAAAGGAGTCCGCGCTCTACCAGGCGTATCAGTACCTCCAGCAAGCCCGCTCCAAAAAAGAAATGCTGGAGGCGATGCAGGAGGATTTTTCCGGATTTTATCAAGGTGTCAAAGAAGTCCTGAAGGCCCGCGGCGAACTGCCGGACATCCACGGGGCAATCGCCGAACTGATCAAGACGGACGAGCGATATGAAACGGCTGTCGAAATCGCTTTAGGGGCATCAGCCCAGCACATCGTCACAGAAGATGAAGGGGCCGCAAGACGGGCGATCCAATATTTGAAAAAACATTCATTCGGCCGGGCGACTTTTCTTCCGCTCTCCGTGATCAAAGAGCGCAGCATTCAGCCGCGCGACATTGAAGCGGCAAAGGCCATCCCGTCCTTTATCGGAATCGCCGGCGATCTTGTGTCATATGACCCCGCTTACCGCTCAGCCGTGCAAAACCTGCTCGGCACAGTGCTCGTCACAGAGCATTTAAAAGGAGCGAATGAGCTTGCTAAAAGGCTCGGCCACAGATACCGCATCGTCACCCTTGAGGGGGATGTCGTCAACCCGGGAGGTTCGATGACCGGCGGTGCCGTCAAGAAAAAGAACAGCTCTCTTTTAGGCCGCACGAGAGAACTAGAAGCGATCACAAAGCGCCTGGGCGAAATGGAAGAAAAAACGGAAACGCTTGAACACGATGTGAAAGGCTTGAAGCAGACAATTCAGAAGCTGGACGCTAAACTTCAAGCCCTTCGCGAGGATGGAGAGCGCCTCAGAGCTGAACAGCAGGAGATAAAAGGGCGTCTGTACGAGCTCGAAATCGCCGAGAAAAACGTCAACAGCCATTTGGAGCTTTATGATCAGGAAAAATCAGCGCTTATTGCAGAAGACGGAGAAAAGCAAGCGCGGAAAAAAGAGCTTGAGAAAAAGCTTGATGCCATTTCCGAAAACCTCAAGCGCCTCGACGCGGAAATCGAAAGCCTGTCTGAAAGAAAACAAACACAGACGTCGACAAAGGAAACGCTGCAAAGCGAGCTGACCGATCTGAAAGTGGTGCTTGCCAAAACTGAGCAGGCGTGTGCAAACGAGCGTGAAAAGCTCGAAAGGCTCGAAGAGGAATATGCTGAGAATGAGGAAGCATTAAAAGTGGCAAAGGAAGACCTGTCGCTTTTGACGACGGAAATGACATCCAATTCGTCCGGTGAAGAGAAGCTTGAAGAAGCGGCGAAAAAGAAGCTGAATGACAAAAATAAAACCGCCGAGCTTATCGCCTCAAGAAGAGAGCAGCGGATGAAGCTGCAAAAAGGCCTTGAAACAGAAGAGCTTGAGCTGAAAGAAATGAAGCGTCAGTACAAACAAATGGCCGAACTCTTGAAAGATGAAGAAGTCAAGCTCGGCCGCATGGAAGTGGAGCTGGACAACCTCTTGTCATTCCTGCGCGAGGAATACAGCCTGTCATTTGAAGGAGCCAAAGAAAAATATCCGTTGGAGCTTTCAGCCGATGAAGCGAGAAAGCGCGTCAAGCTGATCAAGCTGGCGATCGAAGAGCTCGGAACCGTCAATCTTGGAAGCATTGAAGAATATGAACGGGTCAATGAGCGCTACGTGTTTCTCTCAGAACAGAAAGACGATTTGATTGAAGCGAAAAATACGCTCTTTCAGGTGATTGAAGAAATGGATGAGGAAATGACGAAACGGTTTAAAGAGACATTTTCGCAAATCCGCGCCCATTTTGAAGACGTCTTTCGGGCGCTGTTCGGCGGAGGAAGAGCCGAACTGAAGCTCACAGACCCGGATGACCTGCTCCAATCCGGCGTCGATATCATCGCGCAGCCGCCGGGGAAGAAGCTGCAAAACTTAAGCCTCCTTTCAGGAGGGGAGCGGGCTCTGACGGCGATCGCCCTATTGTTTTCGATCCTCAAAGTGAGGCCCGTCCCGTTCTGTGTCCTTGATGAGGTCGAGGCGGCGCTTGATGAGGCAAATGTGTTCCGCTTTGCACAATACTTGAAAAAATACAGCCATGAAACCCAGTTTATCGTCATTACACACAGAAAAGGGACAATGGAAGAAGCCGATGTTCTCTACGGTGTGACGATGCAGGAATCAGGCGTTTCCAAGCTTGTTTCCGTCAAGCTTGAAGAAACAAAAGAATTAGTTCAATAA
- the trmD gene encoding tRNA (guanosine(37)-N1)-methyltransferase TrmD, with protein sequence MRIDFLTLFPEMFEGVLGSSILQKAQDKNAVRFRVVNFRAYSDNKHQTVDDYPYGGGAGMVLKPQPVFDAVEKLTAEAGGSPRIILVCPQGERYTQRKAEELAKEDHIMFICGHYEGYDERIREHLSTDEISIGDFVLTGGELPAMMIADSVVRLLPGVLGKEESHLEDSFSTGLLEHPHYTRPADYKGLKVPEVLTSGNHAKINEWRRKESLKRTFFRRPDLLENYPLTDEERKWISEWENR encoded by the coding sequence ATGAGAATTGATTTTTTAACGCTTTTTCCGGAAATGTTTGAAGGTGTCCTCGGCTCATCCATTCTGCAGAAGGCCCAGGACAAGAACGCCGTCCGTTTTCGCGTGGTCAACTTCCGGGCGTATTCCGACAATAAGCATCAGACAGTGGATGATTATCCGTACGGCGGGGGTGCGGGCATGGTATTGAAGCCGCAGCCTGTCTTTGATGCGGTTGAAAAACTGACCGCTGAAGCCGGGGGATCTCCAAGGATCATTCTTGTCTGCCCTCAAGGGGAGCGCTATACGCAAAGGAAAGCGGAAGAGCTCGCAAAAGAAGACCATATAATGTTTATTTGCGGCCATTATGAAGGATATGACGAACGGATCAGAGAACACCTTTCAACAGATGAGATTTCCATCGGAGACTTTGTGCTGACAGGCGGAGAGCTCCCGGCGATGATGATTGCCGACAGCGTTGTGAGACTGTTACCGGGTGTTCTCGGCAAGGAAGAATCACACCTAGAAGATTCCTTCAGCACCGGACTGCTCGAACATCCTCACTACACGCGGCCTGCGGATTATAAAGGCTTGAAGGTGCCGGAAGTGCTGACATCCGGAAACCATGCGAAGATCAACGAATGGAGACGGAAAGAGTCGCTCAAACGGACCTTCTTCAGGCGGCCCGACCTTCTGGAAAACTATCCTTTAACAGATGAAGAAAGAAAATGGATTTCTGAATGGGAAAACCGATAG
- a CDS encoding KH domain-containing protein — protein sequence MSDLHLEELIVSLVKPLVDHPDEIQVFRDESSDRIMFRLSVNKEDTGKIIGKKGRTARAIRSVVFAAGAQSSKKVQLEIAD from the coding sequence ATGAGTGATCTGCACTTGGAAGAGCTGATTGTATCATTGGTCAAGCCGCTTGTGGATCACCCGGATGAGATTCAGGTATTCAGAGACGAAAGTTCCGATCGGATCATGTTCCGCCTTTCCGTCAACAAAGAGGATACCGGCAAGATCATCGGAAAAAAAGGGCGGACTGCAAGAGCGATACGCTCCGTCGTATTTGCGGCCGGCGCACAGTCTTCTAAGAAAGTTCAACTTGAGATCGCAGACTAA
- the ylqF gene encoding ribosome biogenesis GTPase YlqF codes for MVIQWFPGHMAKARREVTEKLKLIDIVYELVDARIPMSSRNPMIEDILKNKPRIMLLNKADKADSSVTKAWKQHFEKDGIPSLAINSVNGQGLNQILPASKELLKEKFDKMKAKGVKPRAIRALIVGIPNVGKSTLINRLAKKNIAKTGDRPGITTAQQWVKVGKELELLDTPGILWPKFEDELVGLRLAATGAIKDSIINLQDVAVYGLRFLEGNYPERLKKRYDLEEIPEEIAALFDEIGKKRGCLMAGGAIDYDKTTEVIIRDIRTEKFGPLSFEKPEDM; via the coding sequence ATGGTAATCCAATGGTTTCCCGGGCATATGGCCAAAGCAAGGCGGGAAGTGACGGAAAAACTCAAGCTGATCGACATTGTGTACGAACTGGTCGATGCCAGAATTCCGATGTCTTCCAGAAATCCGATGATCGAAGACATATTGAAAAACAAGCCGAGAATCATGCTCCTCAACAAAGCGGATAAAGCGGACTCCTCCGTGACAAAGGCTTGGAAGCAGCACTTTGAAAAAGACGGAATTCCTTCCCTCGCCATCAACTCGGTCAACGGACAGGGACTCAATCAAATTCTTCCTGCATCAAAAGAGCTGCTGAAAGAAAAGTTTGATAAAATGAAGGCAAAAGGTGTAAAACCGCGCGCGATCAGAGCATTGATCGTCGGTATTCCAAACGTCGGCAAATCAACCTTAATCAATCGGCTCGCGAAAAAAAACATCGCCAAAACCGGCGACAGACCCGGGATCACAACGGCGCAGCAATGGGTGAAAGTCGGAAAAGAGCTTGAGCTTCTCGACACGCCGGGGATTTTATGGCCGAAGTTTGAGGACGAGCTTGTCGGGCTGAGGCTTGCGGCAACAGGCGCGATAAAAGATTCGATTATCAACTTGCAGGATGTCGCCGTCTACGGTTTGCGCTTTTTGGAAGGGAACTATCCCGAGCGCTTAAAAAAGCGTTATGACTTGGAGGAAATTCCCGAGGAGATCGCAGCGCTTTTTGATGAGATCGGAAAAAAACGCGGCTGTCTGATGGCGGGAGGCGCCATTGATTATGACAAAACGACAGAAGTGATCATTCGCGATATCCGCACGGAGAAGTTCGGCCCGCTTTCTTTTGAAAAGCCGGAAGACATGTAA
- the rplS gene encoding 50S ribosomal protein L19, with translation MQKLIEDITKEQLRTDLPAFRPGDTLRVHVKVVEGNRERIQVFEGVVIKRRGGGISETFTVRKISYGVGVERTFPLHTPKIAKIEVVRHGKVRRAKLYYLRELRGKAARIKEIRR, from the coding sequence ATGCAAAAATTGATTGAAGATATCACAAAAGAACAATTGCGCACTGATTTGCCTGCGTTCCGTCCTGGTGATACTTTACGTGTACACGTTAAAGTTGTCGAGGGTAACCGCGAGCGTATTCAGGTTTTTGAAGGCGTTGTGATTAAGCGTCGTGGTGGCGGAATCAGCGAGACTTTCACAGTTCGTAAGATTTCTTACGGTGTCGGAGTTGAGCGTACATTCCCATTGCACACACCAAAAATCGCAAAGATCGAAGTTGTCCGTCATGGTAAAGTACGCCGTGCGAAACTTTATTACTTGCGTGAGCTTCGCGGAAAAGCGGCTCGTATTAAAGAAATCAGACGATAA
- the ftsY gene encoding signal recognition particle-docking protein FtsY, which yields MSFFKKLKEKITKQTDSVSGKFKEGLAKTRHSFQERVNDLISRYRKVDEDFFEELEEVLIGADVGVSTVMELIDELKSEVKRKNIKDPKEVQSVISEKLVEIYQGGEDEASELRVEDGRLNIILFVGVNGVGKTTTIGKLAHKFITEGKNVVLAAGDTFRAGAIDQLEVWGERVGAHVVKQAEGSDPAAVIYDAVQAAKARGADVLLCDTAGRLQNKVNLMKELEKVKRVIQREVPDAPHEVLLVLDATTGQNAMTQAREFSKATDVSGIALTKLDGTAKGGIVLAIRHELKIPVKLVGLGEKMDDLQPFEAESYVYGLFSDLIEKEE from the coding sequence ATGAGCTTTTTTAAAAAACTGAAAGAAAAAATCACAAAGCAGACCGATTCTGTCTCAGGCAAGTTTAAAGAAGGCCTGGCCAAAACGAGACATTCTTTTCAGGAGCGGGTCAATGATCTGATCTCCCGCTACAGGAAAGTCGACGAAGATTTTTTTGAAGAGCTTGAAGAGGTGCTGATCGGAGCGGATGTCGGCGTTTCTACCGTGATGGAGCTGATCGATGAACTGAAGAGCGAAGTCAAACGGAAGAATATTAAAGATCCAAAAGAAGTTCAATCCGTCATTTCTGAAAAGCTCGTCGAGATATATCAAGGCGGAGAGGATGAAGCGTCAGAACTCCGCGTTGAGGACGGCCGCTTAAACATCATTTTATTCGTCGGAGTCAACGGTGTCGGAAAAACAACGACGATTGGCAAGCTCGCCCATAAGTTTATCACGGAAGGCAAAAACGTCGTCCTCGCGGCGGGGGACACGTTCCGCGCCGGAGCGATCGATCAGCTGGAAGTGTGGGGGGAGCGCGTCGGCGCCCATGTGGTCAAACAGGCGGAAGGTTCAGATCCCGCCGCTGTCATCTATGATGCCGTTCAAGCCGCAAAAGCGCGCGGCGCCGATGTTCTGCTTTGCGATACGGCAGGCCGTCTGCAAAACAAGGTGAACCTGATGAAGGAGCTTGAAAAAGTCAAGCGCGTCATCCAGCGCGAAGTCCCTGATGCCCCCCATGAAGTGCTCCTTGTATTAGACGCCACAACAGGCCAAAATGCGATGACACAGGCGCGGGAATTTTCCAAAGCGACCGATGTTTCCGGAATCGCTCTGACGAAGCTTGACGGAACGGCAAAAGGCGGCATCGTCCTGGCCATCCGCCACGAATTGAAGATTCCCGTCAAGCTTGTCGGCCTCGGCGAAAAAATGGACGACCTGCAGCCGTTTGAAGCCGAATCTTATGTGTACGGCTTGTTCTCCGACTTGATTGAGAAAGAGGAATAA
- a CDS encoding YlqD family protein: protein MQIIQRVTVMQVLTENSKKKLLTAFEERKEMLERECNQLYFQLRKHEKEHHNPAAAESFKKEIEKRQDKIKMIVFQINQIHTLPLGSEVKEKEIDALLDIEVGDNWHDMTAGKTIVIKDGIVIEIRPR, encoded by the coding sequence ATGCAAATTATCCAACGTGTTACCGTCATGCAGGTTTTAACCGAAAACAGCAAGAAAAAACTGCTGACTGCTTTTGAAGAAAGAAAGGAAATGCTTGAGCGCGAATGCAACCAGCTTTATTTCCAGCTGAGAAAACACGAAAAGGAACATCACAACCCGGCAGCAGCTGAATCATTTAAAAAAGAAATTGAAAAACGCCAGGACAAAATCAAAATGATCGTTTTTCAAATCAATCAAATTCACACGCTCCCGTTGGGCAGTGAAGTAAAAGAGAAAGAAATCGATGCTCTGCTCGACATTGAAGTCGGTGACAATTGGCATGATATGACAGCAGGAAAAACAATCGTGATTAAAGACGGGATCGTCATTGAAATTCGTCCGAGGTGA
- the ffh gene encoding signal recognition particle protein, whose amino-acid sequence MAFEGLADRLQQTISKIRGKGKVTEQDVKEMMREVRLALLEADVNFKVVKDFVKKVSERAVGQDVMKSLTPGQQVIKVVKEELTELMGGEESKIAAAKRPPTVIMMVGLQGAGKTTTTGKLANLLRKKHNRNPLLVAADIYRPAAIKQLETLGKQLDMPVFSLGDQVSPVDIAKQAIEKAKEDHHDYVIIDTAGRLHIDEQLMDELEKVKETAQPEEIFLVVDSMTGQDAVNVAKSFNEQLGVTGVILTKLDGDTRGGAALSIRAVTNTPIKFAGMGEKLDALEPFHPERMASRILGMGDVLTLIEKAQANVDEEKAKELEQKMKNMSFTLDDFLEQLGQVRNMGPLEDLIQMMPGAGKMKGLKNVKVDEKQLIHVEAIIKSMTGKEKAQPEIINASRRKRIAKGSGTSVQEVNRLLKQFEEMKKMMKQMTNMSKGKKKGFKLPFM is encoded by the coding sequence ATGGCATTCGAAGGATTAGCCGACCGACTGCAGCAAACGATTTCCAAGATCCGCGGAAAAGGGAAGGTAACGGAGCAAGACGTCAAAGAGATGATGCGCGAAGTCCGTTTAGCGCTCCTTGAAGCGGATGTCAACTTTAAAGTCGTCAAAGATTTTGTGAAAAAGGTGAGCGAACGCGCCGTCGGTCAGGACGTTATGAAAAGCCTGACACCGGGGCAGCAGGTCATTAAAGTCGTCAAAGAAGAACTGACGGAGCTGATGGGCGGTGAAGAAAGCAAAATCGCCGCGGCCAAACGTCCGCCAACCGTCATCATGATGGTCGGTCTGCAAGGGGCCGGTAAAACGACGACGACGGGCAAGCTTGCCAACCTGCTTCGCAAAAAACATAACCGCAATCCGCTGCTTGTTGCGGCAGATATTTACCGTCCGGCTGCGATCAAACAGCTGGAAACGCTCGGGAAGCAGCTTGACATGCCGGTGTTTTCACTGGGAGATCAGGTGAGCCCTGTCGATATTGCCAAACAGGCGATCGAAAAGGCGAAAGAAGACCATCACGACTATGTGATCATCGATACGGCGGGTCGTCTGCATATTGATGAGCAGTTGATGGATGAGCTGGAAAAGGTAAAAGAAACAGCTCAGCCGGAAGAAATCTTTCTTGTCGTCGATTCGATGACAGGGCAAGACGCCGTAAATGTCGCCAAAAGCTTTAATGAACAGCTCGGCGTGACAGGCGTCATCCTGACAAAGCTTGACGGTGACACAAGAGGCGGTGCGGCTCTGTCCATCCGCGCGGTGACAAACACGCCGATCAAATTCGCCGGAATGGGCGAAAAGCTTGATGCGCTTGAACCGTTTCATCCTGAACGGATGGCTTCGCGGATTCTCGGCATGGGTGACGTGCTGACCCTGATCGAAAAAGCCCAGGCCAACGTAGATGAAGAAAAGGCGAAAGAGCTCGAGCAAAAAATGAAAAATATGAGCTTTACGCTTGATGACTTTTTAGAACAGCTCGGACAGGTCCGCAATATGGGACCGCTTGAAGATCTGATTCAAATGATGCCCGGCGCAGGCAAAATGAAAGGCTTGAAAAACGTCAAAGTGGACGAAAAACAGCTCATCCACGTTGAAGCGATCATCAAGTCGATGACCGGGAAAGAAAAAGCGCAGCCTGAGATCATCAACGCAAGCAGGCGCAAACGAATTGCCAAAGGAAGCGGCACATCCGTTCAGGAAGTCAACCGTCTTTTAAAGCAATTTGAAGAAATGAAAAAAATGATGAAACAAATGACAAACATGTCAAAAGGGAAGAAAAAAGGGTTTAAACTGCCCTTTATGTAA
- a CDS encoding ribonuclease HII — translation MKPLTVKEIKEHLQTVKDEKDPFIEQCKKDERKSVQTLITAWLKKNERLLAMREEWRMMTSFERSLRERGFQWIAGIDEAGRGPLAGPVVAAAVILKEDCEMLGLTDSKKLSKQKREDYYSYIMEEALAVGIGIADAGEIDELNIYEASKAAMVKAVEALAATATPDYLLIDAMSLPIHTKQSSIIKGDAKSASIAAGACIAKVTRDRLMDEYAEKYPLYGFDKHKGYGTKEHLAALAKYGPSPIHRRSFAPVKDYQ, via the coding sequence GTGAAACCATTAACCGTAAAAGAAATAAAAGAACATCTTCAAACGGTGAAAGATGAAAAAGACCCTTTTATCGAGCAGTGTAAAAAGGATGAGCGGAAGAGCGTACAAACGCTTATTACCGCATGGCTGAAGAAAAATGAGAGACTTTTGGCCATGCGGGAAGAGTGGCGGATGATGACGTCTTTTGAAAGATCGCTCAGAGAACGCGGCTTTCAATGGATCGCCGGAATCGACGAAGCCGGAAGAGGCCCGCTGGCGGGGCCGGTCGTCGCCGCCGCCGTCATCTTAAAAGAAGACTGTGAAATGTTGGGACTGACGGATTCGAAAAAGCTGTCAAAGCAAAAAAGAGAAGACTACTATTCATATATTATGGAAGAAGCGCTCGCTGTCGGCATCGGAATTGCGGATGCTGGAGAGATCGATGAGCTGAATATTTATGAGGCGTCTAAAGCGGCGATGGTCAAAGCGGTCGAGGCGCTTGCCGCCACCGCCACACCTGATTATCTTCTGATTGACGCCATGTCGCTTCCTATACATACAAAACAGTCATCGATCATCAAAGGAGATGCAAAGAGCGCATCGATCGCAGCGGGTGCATGCATCGCCAAAGTGACGAGAGACAGGCTGATGGATGAATATGCTGAAAAGTATCCGCTCTACGGGTTTGACAAGCATAAAGGCTACGGGACAAAGGAGCATCTCGCAGCCCTTGCCAAATACGGACCGTCACCGATTCACCGAAGATCGTTCGCCCCTGTTAAAGACTATCAATAA
- a CDS encoding putative DNA-binding protein encodes MTLEKTTRMNYLFDFYQSLLTSKQKSYMSLYYLDDFSLGEIAEEYHVSRQAVYDNIKRTEAMLEQYEEKLLLFKKFQERKKIFEELRELTDGQPEAASLIDALEKLD; translated from the coding sequence ATGACGCTTGAAAAAACAACGAGAATGAATTACTTATTTGATTTCTATCAGTCGTTGTTGACATCAAAACAAAAAAGCTACATGTCGCTTTACTACCTAGACGATTTCTCCCTTGGCGAAATAGCTGAAGAATATCATGTCTCAAGACAGGCGGTCTATGATAACATTAAACGGACCGAAGCGATGCTTGAGCAGTATGAAGAAAAGCTACTTTTGTTTAAAAAATTTCAAGAGCGCAAAAAGATTTTTGAAGAGCTGAGAGAGCTGACGGACGGTCAGCCTGAAGCGGCTTCCTTGATCGATGCGCTTGAGAAATTAGATTAG
- the rpsP gene encoding 30S ribosomal protein S16, which yields MAVKIRLKRMGAKKSPFYRIVVADSRSPRDGRFIETVGTYNPVAKPAEVKIDEELALKWLQTGAKPSDTVRNLFSKEGIMEKFHNAKQSK from the coding sequence ATGGCAGTAAAAATTCGTTTAAAACGTATGGGAGCTAAAAAATCTCCTTTCTATCGTATTGTTGTAGCAGATTCTCGTTCACCGCGTGACGGCCGTTTCATCGAAACAGTCGGAACGTACAACCCGGTAGCGAAACCGGCGGAAGTTAAAATCGATGAAGAGCTTGCACTGAAATGGCTTCAAACAGGAGCTAAACCGTCTGACACGGTTCGCAACCTTTTCTCTAAAGAAGGCATTATGGAAAAATTCCACAACGCTAAACAAAGCAAGTAA
- the rimM gene encoding ribosome maturation factor RimM (Essential for efficient processing of 16S rRNA), producing the protein MEKRWFNVGKIVNTHGVKGEVRVISRTDFPEERYKSGNTLYLFMEGKEEPVQATVSAHRLHKQFHLLQFKEVETLTEAEKLKNALIKVPEDQLGQLAKDEFYFHEIIGCDVFSEDGDEIGKVKEILTPGANDVWVVGRPGKKDVLIPYIDAVVKDINVEDKTIKIHIMEGLLDE; encoded by the coding sequence ATGGAAAAACGATGGTTTAATGTAGGGAAAATTGTCAATACTCATGGAGTAAAAGGGGAAGTCCGCGTCATTTCCAGAACCGATTTTCCGGAGGAACGGTACAAGTCCGGAAACACGCTTTACCTGTTCATGGAGGGAAAAGAGGAACCCGTTCAGGCAACGGTGAGCGCACACAGGCTTCATAAACAATTTCATCTCTTGCAATTTAAAGAAGTCGAGACACTAACGGAAGCGGAAAAGCTCAAAAATGCCCTGATTAAAGTTCCCGAAGACCAATTAGGCCAATTGGCGAAAGACGAGTTCTACTTTCATGAAATCATCGGCTGTGACGTTTTTTCAGAAGACGGGGACGAAATCGGCAAGGTCAAAGAAATTTTAACGCCGGGCGCCAATGATGTCTGGGTGGTGGGCAGACCGGGGAAAAAAGACGTGCTCATCCCTTATATCGATGCCGTCGTCAAAGACATTAACGTGGAAGATAAAACGATCAAGATTCATATCATGGAAGGACTACTTGACGAATGA